A window of Bradyrhizobium sp. AZCC 1610 contains these coding sequences:
- a CDS encoding efflux RND transporter permease subunit: protein MNFTELFIRRPVLATVVSLMILALGLRAMGSLPVLQYPRTQNAVVTVTTTYYGADPGVIAGFITTPLENAIAQVNGIDYMASKSASGVSSITLNLRMNYDAAKALTEINTKVNSVLNQLPSRSQQPVLTVQIGQTVDAMYLGFDSEVLARNQITDYLTRVVQPKLQTVPGVQTAEILGAQNFALRAWLDPEKLAAYGLSAADVSAALTQNNYISGIGTTKGQMVEVNLTASTGLHTESEFANLIVKQVGGAIVRLKDVADVSLGAESYETQVAFDGKSAVYIGIQVAPTANLLDVIAGIHKIFPAIHAALPNGLHGRIVYDSTDFVHAAIRDVVWTLVEALLIVNLVVFLFLGSARSVVIPMVAIPLSLVGAFTMMLVLGFSINLLTLLALVLAIGLVVDDAIIVVENVNRHLEEGKTPVVAAIEGARELGRPIIAMTIVLVAVYVPIAFQGGLTGALFNEFAFTLVGAVTISAVVALTLSPMMSSRLLKGHGTAQGWQERLVVLIDYRFELLRRFYMRWLHSSLDFIPVTAVFASLVLSSIYFLYAGAKSELAPQEDQGVVIASSTLAPNATLQQKVLYAQQVYRIMKGFPETDHVFQINSPANVVAGMVLKPWDERKRTSNQLQPIVQRQLDRVAGARIAAFQLPPLPGSQGLPVQFVIKTTDSFDRLNDVAQRFLRAALDSGMFIFLDTDLKIDSPQAVVEIDRDKAAQLGLNMSDVGNAMAAMLGGGYVNYFSLDQRSYKVIPQVQRRFRLNTDQLLNYYVANVSGVPVPLSTIAHITAKTVPETLNHFQQLNSATIQGVAAPGVAHADALDFLINLAAKTLPQGYTADYSGLSRQYIQESSGFLAIFGFALVIIFLSLAALFESFRDPCIILVSVPMSIAGALIFVNLGVGGASLNIYTNVGLVTLMGLISKHAILIVEFANELQRSGVSKREAIEQASGIRLRPILMTTAAMVLGVVPLITASGAGAVSRFNMGLVIASGLSIGTLFTLFVVPAVYLLIASDHSRRVEQGAPGAVRTV, encoded by the coding sequence ATGAACTTCACCGAGCTTTTCATTCGTCGACCGGTTCTCGCAACTGTCGTTAGTCTGATGATCCTTGCACTCGGCCTGCGCGCCATGGGTTCGTTGCCGGTGCTGCAGTATCCGCGCACGCAGAACGCCGTCGTAACCGTCACCACGACCTATTACGGCGCTGATCCCGGCGTGATCGCGGGATTCATCACCACGCCGCTCGAGAATGCGATCGCGCAGGTGAACGGTATCGACTACATGGCCTCGAAAAGCGCGAGCGGTGTCTCTTCGATAACTCTCAACCTGCGGATGAACTACGATGCCGCCAAGGCGCTGACGGAAATCAACACCAAAGTCAATTCGGTGTTGAACCAGCTTCCCTCAAGATCGCAGCAACCGGTCTTGACGGTGCAGATCGGCCAGACCGTGGACGCCATGTATCTTGGCTTCGATAGCGAAGTGCTGGCCCGGAACCAGATCACCGACTATCTCACCCGCGTCGTGCAGCCGAAGCTACAGACTGTACCGGGGGTGCAGACCGCAGAGATTCTGGGTGCGCAGAACTTTGCGTTGCGCGCGTGGCTCGACCCAGAGAAGCTCGCCGCCTACGGCCTCAGTGCCGCCGACGTTTCCGCGGCGCTGACCCAAAACAACTATATCTCTGGAATCGGCACCACCAAGGGCCAAATGGTGGAGGTCAATCTGACCGCGTCGACCGGCCTGCACACTGAAAGCGAATTTGCCAATCTGATCGTTAAGCAGGTGGGCGGCGCGATCGTGCGGCTGAAGGACGTAGCGGACGTCTCGCTCGGCGCGGAAAGTTACGAAACCCAAGTCGCCTTCGACGGCAAGTCCGCGGTCTATATCGGCATCCAGGTGGCGCCGACGGCCAATCTGCTCGACGTTATCGCTGGCATACACAAGATATTCCCGGCCATCCATGCAGCACTGCCGAATGGCCTGCACGGCCGGATCGTTTACGATTCGACGGATTTCGTGCATGCCGCAATTCGCGACGTGGTGTGGACGCTGGTCGAGGCGCTGCTGATCGTCAATTTGGTCGTGTTCCTGTTTCTGGGATCTGCGCGTTCCGTCGTCATCCCAATGGTCGCGATCCCGCTGTCATTGGTCGGCGCCTTCACGATGATGCTGGTGCTCGGCTTCTCGATCAATCTCCTGACTCTACTAGCACTGGTGCTTGCCATCGGCCTCGTAGTTGATGACGCCATCATCGTCGTCGAGAACGTCAACCGTCATCTTGAGGAAGGAAAGACGCCGGTTGTCGCGGCGATCGAGGGTGCGCGAGAACTCGGGCGTCCGATCATCGCAATGACGATCGTCCTGGTCGCGGTCTATGTCCCGATCGCGTTCCAGGGCGGCCTGACCGGCGCGCTGTTCAACGAATTCGCATTCACCCTGGTCGGCGCCGTGACCATATCGGCAGTCGTCGCGCTCACCTTGTCGCCGATGATGAGTTCGCGCCTGCTCAAGGGCCACGGCACGGCGCAAGGCTGGCAGGAACGCCTCGTCGTCCTTATCGACTATCGCTTCGAGCTACTACGGCGCTTTTACATGAGGTGGCTGCACAGCAGCCTAGACTTTATCCCCGTAACGGCGGTCTTCGCATCGCTGGTGCTGTCCAGCATCTATTTCCTCTATGCTGGCGCCAAAAGCGAGCTCGCACCGCAGGAAGATCAAGGCGTCGTTATCGCGTCGTCGACGCTAGCGCCAAACGCCACGTTGCAACAGAAGGTGCTCTATGCCCAGCAGGTTTACCGGATCATGAAAGGATTTCCGGAGACCGATCACGTCTTCCAGATCAACTCCCCCGCCAACGTGGTCGCGGGCATGGTGCTGAAACCATGGGACGAACGCAAGAGAACCAGCAACCAGCTCCAGCCGATCGTTCAACGCCAGCTCGACCGGGTCGCTGGCGCTCGCATTGCCGCGTTTCAGCTCCCGCCGCTGCCGGGCAGCCAGGGCTTGCCGGTACAGTTTGTGATCAAGACCACCGATTCATTCGACAGGCTCAATGATGTCGCCCAGCGCTTCCTTAGGGCCGCGCTCGACAGTGGCATGTTCATCTTCCTCGATACGGATCTGAAGATCGACAGCCCGCAAGCGGTGGTCGAGATCGATCGCGACAAGGCCGCGCAACTCGGGCTCAATATGAGCGATGTCGGCAACGCCATGGCGGCGATGCTGGGCGGTGGGTATGTGAACTATTTCAGCCTCGATCAGCGTTCCTACAAGGTGATCCCCCAAGTTCAACGGCGATTTCGCCTGAACACCGATCAGCTGCTCAATTATTATGTCGCTAACGTCTCCGGCGTTCCGGTGCCTCTGTCGACGATTGCACACATCACCGCCAAAACGGTACCGGAGACACTCAATCACTTCCAGCAACTCAACAGCGCCACGATCCAGGGCGTTGCAGCGCCCGGCGTGGCGCATGCCGACGCGCTGGATTTCCTCATCAACCTGGCCGCCAAAACCTTGCCTCAGGGCTACACTGCTGATTACAGCGGGCTGTCGCGGCAATACATCCAGGAATCCTCCGGGTTCCTTGCTATCTTCGGATTCGCGCTTGTCATTATCTTCCTCTCGCTTGCTGCGCTGTTCGAAAGCTTCCGCGATCCGTGCATCATATTGGTCTCGGTGCCGATGTCGATCGCGGGCGCGCTGATCTTCGTGAACCTTGGCGTCGGCGGCGCATCGCTAAACATCTACACCAATGTTGGCCTGGTGACCCTGATGGGGCTGATCAGCAAGCATGCGATTCTGATCGTCGAATTCGCCAACGAGCTGCAGCGCAGCGGCGTCTCCAAGCGTGAGGCTATCGAGCAGGCCTCCGGTATCAGGTTGCGTCCGATTTTAATGACGACCGCGGCGATGGTGCTCGGGGTTGTGCCGCTGATCACCGCAAGCGGCGCCGGCGCCGTATCGCGGTTCAACATGGGACTCGTGATCGCGAGCGGACTTTCGATCGGAACACTGTTTACGCTGTTCGTGGTTCCGGCGGTCTATCTGTTGATAGCATCCGATCATTCCCGCCGGGTGGAGCAGGGCGCCCCCGGTGCGGTGAGGACGGTCTGA
- a CDS encoding sensor histidine kinase, whose translation MRTTVIAELGSRLSSASGRPKEGVWLFTALVLTAAIPVLLLGGWMAYITADQERSYARKAATEALTQAAHRIEGEISRELQVAETLASSAALDQGNLRDFYLEATRIVAARPLWETAALTKPDQEQVLNVLRPLGAPLGPVTDAESFNAVLRTRKPVLGGLGPYQAAIGKQLVSLRVPVIRDGELRYVLTIGLLPDQIGTILGQAGLPAGWAGTVVDAKEKIVARTPDTKIAKAGATTPAVQEAMARGGSNSARTQTREGIDVETVHRMLAGTDGWSVHVGVPVSELNAPVSRSLRLLFGGTAASVGLAIALGLVIAREIAQRRRMEALQSAAALLDSEKRGALAIDAAELGTWRWDLSANEFSGCGRFCALLGLAGARSGETRWSADRIVALVEPTHRAALASFATNCLESGRSSSVEFPIQSDDRGEYWLRAAGRAEGPPNRRHVIHGVLADIHVLKRAEAERSHLLRRLASAQEEEQRRISRELHDQIGQTVTGLSLGLKALEQGLAKGGNGEAATEQVRWLEQLAAQIGRDIHRTASDLRPTAIDDLGIFKAIEAYVAEWQERYGVRVDIQTFGRDNSLPPDAAAVLYRLVQEGLTNVLKHASASKVSIVLEKKPEGLALVLEDDGIGFDPENVGRVASRGGRASGLGLSGMKERVALLGGTIAVESAPGKGSTIFVQIPMEASEAVR comes from the coding sequence ATGCGCACAACCGTGATCGCGGAATTGGGGAGCAGGCTCTCCTCCGCTTCAGGCCGGCCAAAGGAAGGAGTCTGGCTTTTCACGGCGCTCGTTCTCACGGCCGCCATTCCGGTCCTGCTTCTCGGGGGATGGATGGCCTATATCACCGCCGATCAGGAACGAAGCTACGCCCGCAAGGCCGCCACAGAAGCGCTGACCCAAGCGGCGCACCGGATTGAAGGCGAGATCTCCCGTGAATTGCAGGTGGCTGAGACGCTTGCAAGCTCGGCCGCGCTCGATCAGGGGAACCTGCGGGATTTCTATCTCGAGGCAACCCGGATCGTGGCCGCCCGCCCGCTGTGGGAAACCGCGGCGCTGACGAAGCCGGATCAGGAGCAGGTCCTGAACGTGCTGCGGCCGCTCGGCGCCCCGCTCGGACCGGTAACCGACGCCGAGAGCTTTAACGCCGTGCTGCGGACACGAAAGCCGGTGCTCGGCGGGCTCGGTCCGTACCAGGCCGCCATTGGCAAGCAACTCGTGTCCCTGCGTGTCCCCGTTATCAGGGATGGGGAACTCCGCTACGTCCTGACGATCGGCCTGTTGCCCGACCAGATCGGTACGATTCTAGGCCAGGCGGGACTGCCCGCCGGATGGGCTGGTACTGTCGTTGACGCCAAGGAGAAGATCGTTGCGCGCACGCCCGACACGAAAATCGCCAAGGCAGGCGCGACGACGCCGGCCGTACAGGAAGCCATGGCGCGCGGCGGCTCGAACTCGGCACGAACGCAGACGCGTGAAGGCATCGATGTTGAGACTGTCCACCGCATGCTCGCGGGCACCGATGGGTGGTCGGTCCACGTTGGCGTGCCGGTTTCGGAATTGAATGCGCCCGTATCCCGCTCGTTGCGGCTGTTGTTCGGCGGCACGGCGGCGAGCGTTGGCCTCGCCATCGCCCTCGGGCTGGTAATCGCCCGGGAAATTGCCCAGCGGCGGCGAATGGAGGCGCTTCAGTCGGCAGCGGCGTTGCTGGACAGTGAAAAGCGCGGGGCGCTTGCGATCGATGCGGCTGAACTCGGTACATGGCGCTGGGATCTATCCGCAAACGAATTCAGCGGCTGTGGCCGCTTCTGCGCGCTTCTGGGCCTGGCAGGCGCGCGATCGGGAGAAACCCGATGGTCGGCAGACCGGATTGTCGCGCTGGTCGAACCAACGCATCGCGCGGCGCTGGCCTCGTTTGCCACCAACTGCCTCGAGAGCGGCAGATCGAGCAGCGTCGAGTTTCCGATTCAGTCGGACGATCGCGGAGAGTATTGGTTGCGCGCGGCGGGGAGGGCCGAAGGGCCACCCAACCGCCGTCATGTGATTCACGGCGTGTTGGCCGACATCCATGTTCTCAAGCGCGCAGAAGCCGAACGGTCTCACTTGCTTCGGCGCCTGGCTTCGGCCCAGGAAGAGGAGCAGCGCCGGATTTCGCGGGAGCTGCACGACCAGATCGGGCAGACCGTGACCGGGCTGTCTCTTGGCCTGAAAGCGCTCGAGCAGGGATTGGCCAAAGGCGGCAACGGCGAGGCGGCGACCGAGCAGGTGCGATGGCTGGAACAGCTTGCCGCACAGATCGGCCGCGACATTCATCGCACGGCGTCGGACCTGCGGCCGACGGCCATCGATGACCTCGGCATCTTCAAGGCGATCGAAGCCTATGTTGCGGAATGGCAGGAGCGCTACGGCGTTCGTGTCGATATCCAGACCTTCGGGCGCGACAATTCGCTGCCACCCGACGCGGCGGCGGTGCTGTACCGGCTGGTTCAGGAGGGATTAACCAACGTGCTGAAGCACGCCAGCGCAAGCAAGGTGAGCATTGTGCTTGAGAAGAAACCGGAAGGGCTGGCGCTGGTTCTCGAAGACGACGGGATCGGTTTCGACCCTGAGAACGTCGGCCGGGTGGCGTCACGGGGCGGTCGGGCATCGGGATTGGGTCTCTCCGGCATGAAGGAGCGGGTTGCCCTTCTCGGCGGTACGATCGCCGTCGAATCTGCGCCAGGAAAGGGAAGTACGATTTTTGTTCAGATTCCGATGGAAGCGTCGGAGGCCGTCAGATGA
- a CDS encoding Spy/CpxP family protein refolding chaperone, whose product MQPDRREDRERARQAEPQREQRQQERAAERKERLEQREQRRQDGAQRREQLFRERAQQREQRRQERLEARERRPAPLTPEAAARGRFAAQFRADRRQAEEARQQAREARRAGVAARHAWRHKHHAHFVAWVGPVFWPYAYFDIFHYTFWPYAYSEGYWAYAYDDIFEGIFWPYGSSYSQSTYAAPYPDGLKSASPGDRASRDRAARVIAQVCEPAKVVTAWPFERIENAIRLDPAQEKLLDHLKTAAAEAAEAFKAACPTDIPMTPTGRLQVMIERLEATLEAIRIVRPPLEAFYNSLDDEQKARFNLLGPEVGRASTGRQTQAQDEASRCGEPKPGLIDLPIGRIEEVVRPQGSQEKALDELRGATVSAVDMLQSACPDVTPQTPVGRLEAMESRLKAMVDAARTVQPALQTFYASLSGEQKARFNTLGSEARHRRP is encoded by the coding sequence GTGCAGCCAGACCGCCGAGAGGACCGCGAGCGCGCGCGGCAGGCGGAGCCGCAACGAGAGCAACGCCAGCAGGAGCGTGCCGCAGAGCGGAAGGAGCGGCTGGAGCAGCGTGAGCAGCGGCGACAGGACGGTGCGCAGCGACGGGAGCAGTTGTTTCGGGAACGTGCGCAGCAGCGCGAACAGCGGCGCCAGGAGCGACTCGAAGCGCGTGAGCGGCGGCCCGCTCCCCTAACGCCGGAGGCGGCCGCTCGCGGGCGCTTCGCTGCGCAATTCCGCGCCGACCGGCGGCAGGCCGAGGAAGCCCGGCAGCAGGCCAGAGAGGCGCGCCGGGCCGGGGTCGCTGCACGGCACGCCTGGCGGCATAAGCATCACGCTCACTTCGTAGCGTGGGTGGGACCGGTCTTCTGGCCGTATGCCTACTTTGACATCTTCCACTATACGTTCTGGCCTTATGCCTATAGCGAGGGTTATTGGGCATACGCCTACGACGACATTTTCGAAGGAATCTTCTGGCCGTACGGCAGTTCCTATTCTCAATCCACATATGCCGCGCCGTACCCGGACGGTTTGAAGAGTGCGTCGCCTGGCGACCGGGCGTCCCGCGACCGAGCCGCCCGGGTGATTGCGCAGGTCTGCGAGCCGGCCAAAGTCGTCACGGCGTGGCCGTTCGAGCGCATCGAGAATGCTATTCGGCTGGATCCCGCGCAGGAAAAGCTTCTGGATCACCTCAAGACGGCGGCAGCGGAGGCAGCCGAGGCGTTCAAGGCTGCCTGCCCCACGGACATTCCGATGACGCCGACCGGACGTTTGCAGGTCATGATTGAGCGGCTTGAGGCGACGCTTGAGGCCATCCGTATTGTGCGGCCGCCGCTCGAGGCGTTCTACAATTCGCTGGACGACGAGCAGAAGGCGCGTTTCAACCTGCTCGGGCCGGAGGTGGGCCGCGCCAGCACCGGCCGGCAGACTCAGGCGCAAGACGAAGCCTCCCGTTGCGGCGAGCCCAAGCCAGGCCTGATAGACCTGCCGATTGGAAGGATCGAGGAGGTTGTGCGGCCACAGGGGTCGCAGGAGAAGGCGCTCGACGAATTGAGAGGAGCGACGGTGAGCGCAGTTGATATGCTCCAATCCGCTTGTCCCGACGTTACTCCGCAGACGCCGGTCGGCCGGCTCGAGGCGATGGAGAGCCGGCTAAAGGCGATGGTCGACGCTGCCAGGACAGTGCAGCCGGCACTCCAGACGTTCTACGCTTCGTTGAGCGGCGAGCAGAAAGCGCGCTTCAACACGCTTGGAAGCGAAGCGAGACACAGGCGCCCGTGA
- a CDS encoding mechanosensitive ion channel family protein, with protein MSSSWEGEYGTVEEITSTYVVIQLWDWRRMVLPLSYFIEKPFQNWTSESSSIIGAVTFNVDYSTDVPTIRSKLNEIVAANPRWDRRVVSLQVTDPTAETIQLRAHVSAATSAAAWDLRCEVPEELIEFVNTRMPGCLPRRRQQVVHREVVAPATDVEARQSEKMGLAASARARKLARSEHRDRRCRLRGSPDNPVFCLQGRQSISRSKPATSPISASRPLRQTKWRAPAIKETKV; from the coding sequence ATGTCATCATCGTGGGAGGGGGAATACGGCACCGTCGAGGAAATCACCTCAACCTACGTCGTGATACAGTTGTGGGACTGGCGCAGAATGGTTCTCCCCCTAAGCTACTTCATCGAAAAGCCGTTCCAAAACTGGACCAGCGAGAGTTCATCCATCATCGGCGCTGTCACCTTCAACGTCGACTATTCGACGGACGTCCCAACGATACGCTCGAAACTAAACGAGATAGTCGCCGCCAATCCGAGGTGGGACCGCCGCGTCGTCAGTCTTCAGGTTACCGACCCTACCGCGGAGACCATCCAGTTGCGAGCGCATGTGAGCGCTGCAACATCCGCCGCCGCATGGGACCTCAGATGTGAGGTCCCGGAAGAGCTCATCGAGTTCGTCAATACCAGGATGCCGGGATGCCTGCCGCGTCGTCGTCAGCAGGTAGTCCACCGTGAGGTCGTCGCCCCCGCCACCGATGTTGAGGCTCGGCAGTCGGAGAAGATGGGACTGGCAGCGAGTGCTCGCGCACGCAAGTTGGCGCGAAGCGAACATCGAGACCGAAGGTGCAGGCTCAGGGGAAGCCCTGACAACCCGGTGTTTTGCCTCCAAGGTCGACAAAGTATCAGCCGAAGCAAGCCCGCAACATCTCCCATCTCGGCCTCACGGCCGCTCCGACAAACGAAGTGGCGAGCTCCGGCGATAAAGGAGACAAAAGTGTGA
- a CDS encoding Do family serine endopeptidase has translation MMPTRAYRFAVGRIGTLGQSSLLAAALIGLGLLVGGSGTSPQLNLPGLMTHAYATESTRPPGFADIVERVKPAVIAVRVKVENKVGPEAVFPFDPGSPLERFFREYGFPEGIPRHRFSRAQGSGFFISADGYAVTNNHVVKGTKSVEVATDDGKTYSAKVVGADAKTDIALLKVEGRENFPYVTFAEGAPRIGDWVIAVGNPFGLGGSVTAGIVSARGRDIGAGPYDDFIQIDAPINKGNSGGPAFDANGSVIGVTTAIYSPTGGSIGIGFAIPADTAQSVVAQLKDTGFVTRGWIGVRIQSITPDMADALGMKQARGVLIVQPQQGRPAAEAGIKARDVITSVNGQDVKNSRDLAKKIAASRPGSKVELGILRNGAEKKISLTVSEMPSERQAGLGFKGPLSGGAAPLGLTLVPASSVAGVGDRGVVVIDVSPDGPAVAAGIRSGDVILEVAGEAVNSPSDVRQEVRDAAQSDKRHVLMRVKSGDVTRFVALALSEG, from the coding sequence ATGATGCCAACACGTGCTTATCGGTTTGCGGTGGGTAGGATTGGAACGCTCGGGCAATCGAGCCTCCTTGCGGCAGCCCTGATTGGACTGGGCCTGCTGGTTGGTGGGTCCGGCACCTCACCTCAGCTGAACCTTCCAGGACTGATGACTCACGCCTATGCGACCGAAAGCACAAGGCCCCCGGGTTTCGCGGATATCGTGGAACGGGTGAAGCCGGCCGTGATCGCGGTCCGCGTCAAGGTGGAAAACAAGGTTGGGCCGGAGGCAGTGTTTCCATTCGATCCGGGATCACCTTTGGAGCGCTTCTTCCGCGAGTATGGCTTCCCGGAAGGAATACCGCGACATCGCTTTTCGAGGGCGCAGGGGTCGGGGTTCTTTATCTCGGCCGACGGATACGCTGTGACGAACAATCACGTGGTCAAAGGCACCAAATCGGTAGAGGTCGCCACGGATGATGGGAAAACCTATAGCGCCAAGGTGGTCGGGGCGGATGCGAAAACAGACATTGCCCTTCTCAAGGTCGAAGGACGCGAGAACTTTCCGTACGTTACATTTGCCGAAGGCGCTCCGCGAATTGGCGATTGGGTGATCGCGGTCGGCAACCCCTTTGGGCTGGGCGGCTCGGTGACGGCTGGCATCGTTTCCGCTCGCGGCCGAGATATTGGGGCCGGTCCCTACGACGACTTCATCCAGATCGATGCGCCAATTAACAAGGGCAATTCTGGCGGGCCGGCGTTCGACGCGAATGGGAGCGTCATTGGTGTTACGACCGCGATCTACTCACCGACCGGAGGATCTATCGGCATCGGTTTTGCCATTCCAGCGGACACAGCCCAGTCCGTGGTCGCGCAACTCAAGGACACAGGCTTCGTCACCCGCGGGTGGATCGGTGTCAGGATCCAATCGATCACGCCCGATATGGCCGACGCTCTGGGCATGAAGCAAGCGCGGGGGGTGCTGATTGTCCAACCTCAGCAGGGCAGGCCAGCGGCGGAGGCCGGTATCAAGGCGCGTGACGTGATCACTTCAGTAAACGGTCAAGACGTCAAAAATTCTCGCGACCTTGCGAAGAAGATTGCCGCGAGTCGTCCAGGCTCGAAGGTTGAGCTCGGGATCTTGCGGAATGGTGCCGAAAAGAAGATCTCCCTGACGGTCAGCGAGATGCCAAGCGAGCGGCAGGCAGGCCTGGGTTTCAAGGGGCCGTTGAGCGGAGGCGCAGCCCCCCTTGGACTCACCCTCGTGCCGGCGAGCAGTGTCGCGGGCGTCGGCGACCGCGGCGTGGTGGTGATCGACGTCAGTCCCGACGGCCCAGCGGTGGCCGCTGGTATCCGCTCAGGTGATGTGATCCTTGAAGTTGCAGGCGAAGCCGTGAACAGTCCTTCAGACGTGCGCCAAGAAGTACGCGACGCGGCTCAATCAGACAAGCGGCACGTGCTGATGCGCGTGAAATCCGGAGACGTCACTCGGTTTGTCGCATTAGCTCTTTCTGAGGGATGA
- a CDS encoding DUF502 domain-containing protein: MFVLLPFMLTVLIISWVISTVGATIGPGTWIGDLLTSGGAAIVGQKRGLIAFLIGACIALASLWLLGLIVRIEARRALDRTLDDVLATVPLFRSIYRPVSQVVRLFAASKADLAGLPVVMCRLGGDQGADVPALLAANEVFDVGGDRRLLVYLPTSPLPAWGGLVLVPEAAVIRVPSMDADALIKLYFSFGVLAREVIPTVARS; the protein is encoded by the coding sequence ATGTTCGTTCTGCTGCCATTTATGCTGACCGTCCTGATCATCAGTTGGGTCATCAGTACCGTTGGAGCGACAATCGGTCCGGGTACGTGGATCGGCGATCTGCTGACGAGTGGCGGCGCGGCAATCGTCGGGCAGAAACGTGGGCTAATCGCCTTTCTCATCGGTGCTTGCATCGCCCTTGCAAGCCTTTGGCTCCTTGGCCTTATCGTGCGAATCGAGGCACGACGCGCACTCGATCGGACCCTAGACGACGTGCTGGCGACGGTGCCTTTATTTCGATCCATCTATCGCCCCGTTTCCCAAGTCGTTCGTCTTTTTGCCGCCAGCAAAGCAGACTTGGCCGGCCTGCCGGTTGTGATGTGCCGCCTCGGAGGGGATCAAGGGGCGGACGTCCCAGCCTTGCTCGCTGCTAACGAGGTTTTCGATGTTGGCGGCGACCGACGCTTGTTGGTCTACCTGCCGACTTCGCCTCTCCCCGCCTGGGGTGGCCTGGTTTTAGTACCGGAAGCCGCAGTGATACGCGTTCCCAGCATGGACGCGGACGCGCTGATAAAGCTCTACTTTTCCTTCGGTGTGCTTGCCCGCGAGGTTATCCCGACGGTCGCGCGGTCCTGA
- a CDS encoding c-type cytochrome, whose protein sequence is MDSFEINKILGAILGTSTFLLAVNIGTDAIFAPDEPAKPGYDIAVQEPTTPEAKVEQPAEPEPIEQRLAKANVERGKSAAKKCSACHTFERGGPNRVGPNLWGIVGRRRASEDGFNYSTAMKDKGGKWTFEELDKFLTDPRGYVPGTSMTFAGISRASERADVVDYLHTLADNPVSLPKTAESPAKTQNNDKDTAPKAH, encoded by the coding sequence ATGGATTCCTTTGAAATCAACAAGATTCTCGGCGCAATCCTGGGTACTTCTACCTTCTTGCTCGCGGTCAATATCGGCACAGACGCGATCTTTGCGCCCGACGAGCCGGCAAAGCCCGGCTATGACATTGCGGTACAAGAGCCAACGACCCCCGAAGCCAAAGTCGAACAGCCCGCCGAGCCGGAGCCAATCGAACAACGTCTGGCGAAAGCAAACGTCGAGCGAGGCAAGAGCGCCGCGAAGAAATGTTCAGCGTGTCACACATTCGAAAGGGGCGGTCCGAACCGAGTCGGTCCTAATCTCTGGGGCATCGTCGGCCGGCGACGAGCCTCGGAGGATGGTTTCAACTACTCGACGGCGATGAAGGATAAGGGCGGAAAATGGACGTTTGAGGAGCTAGACAAATTTCTGACCGATCCGCGTGGGTATGTCCCCGGCACATCGATGACATTCGCTGGCATTTCGCGCGCGAGCGAGCGGGCCGACGTTGTCGATTACCTTCACACGCTGGCAGACAATCCGGTGTCACTCCCCAAAACGGCAGAGTCTCCGGCAAAAACTCAGAATAATGACAAAGATACAGCACCCAAGGCACACTGA
- a CDS encoding tetratricopeptide repeat protein codes for MTTLDPREPRVPRPLLIALVIVAVFGVAIGLGVQEWRWRGFTAVSQSQLERAKEAIREDNQFAISVFTQLSDKNNPDAQYWLGYMTELGLETPRDPGRAIELYKMAANQNVVAAELRLGEIYLHGNLVPPDFSQAKIYLKEAAYHGDPRAAMLLGRTYRLGLGVVADPIEAYAWLEVAVLEGSTFAKSDRDALLHDLSVKDQKVAIARAKEILAEIKRETTVPEQPNLLS; via the coding sequence ATGACGACACTTGACCCTCGTGAGCCACGCGTTCCGCGTCCGTTACTTATCGCCCTCGTGATTGTTGCCGTCTTCGGCGTAGCAATTGGTCTCGGGGTCCAAGAATGGCGTTGGCGCGGCTTCACAGCGGTAAGTCAGTCACAGCTGGAACGCGCTAAGGAGGCCATTCGGGAGGACAATCAGTTTGCAATCAGCGTCTTCACTCAGCTGTCCGATAAGAACAATCCCGATGCGCAATATTGGCTCGGGTACATGACCGAGCTTGGATTGGAGACCCCCCGTGATCCGGGGAGGGCTATTGAGCTTTACAAGATGGCCGCCAATCAGAACGTCGTTGCTGCAGAGCTCAGGCTCGGGGAAATCTACCTTCACGGCAATCTCGTACCGCCTGATTTCTCGCAAGCAAAGATCTATCTGAAGGAAGCGGCCTACCACGGCGACCCGCGCGCTGCGATGCTGCTAGGTCGCACGTACCGCCTTGGTCTTGGTGTAGTTGCAGATCCGATAGAGGCATACGCGTGGTTGGAAGTCGCTGTGCTTGAGGGCAGCACTTTCGCAAAGAGCGATCGCGATGCGTTACTTCACGACCTGAGCGTAAAGGATCAAAAAGTCGCGATCGCTCGCGCAAAAGAGATTCTTGCGGAGATCAAGCGCGAAACGACTGTACCGGAGCAGCCAAATCTGCTGTCATGA